From the Drechmeria coniospora strain ARSEF 6962 chromosome 02, whole genome shotgun sequence genome, the window gcgacggtcgcTCTGTTGGCGCACTTGCCGCTGGTGTTGCCGCAGAGGTTGCACCAGTGCTCCGTGTCTGCGATGGCAAACTTGGCCATGGCACTTTTAAAGTCATTCCAAGAGAGCGTCTCCTTGGCCAGGCCGAAGAGGGGAAAGGGCTTCAGGCCATTGTCGGCAGCGGTGCCGTTGGCGAAGAGGAAGCGTACGGAAATAtcggccggcttcggcttcgcaTCCTGGACGGTGGTGACAAGCTCAAAGGCCATGCTCGAGGCGTAATTGCAAACGCCATAAAAGTCGGCGTTTGCCTGAGGCAACTGGGCGAGGCCAAAGAAGGCCATGAAGGTGCCGTAGGCGCCAAACTGGACGTTCAGCTTGGGTGCGGacggcttgccgtcgacgacggcgtcgagggcgtcgagaatctggccggcaaggacggcgccggcaatGGAGCGCACAGGCTCGGTCGCGTTGTAGGCCAGGTTCCACTCGTGGACCGAAGCCAGCTGATAGAGGCGGGCGAGAGTCTCCTTGGTGAGGAGGCTGtgggaggagatggaggagtTGTGGATGGTGGCAACGTTGATGAGGTCGTAGACTGGGGGATATCCGTCGTCAGCAGGTACTCAAGTCATGAAGAGTCATGTCATGTCCAGTCATCTCACCTCATGAAAGAGATGACACGGGACGGAATAAGGAGAAGGGAAGAACGGAACGGGCGTCTATCTTACTGCTGTAGCCATTCTTGAAgttggcggcgtcggtgccgtaGGTGGAGTTGATGACGGGCAGGAGGCTCTGGTACAATGCGGCGCTGTCGTCGTAGGTGGCCTTgtactcggccgaggcgaagtAGCTGTTGGAGCTGACGACGGCATTGCCGCAGCCACTGCCGCCCTGCAGCCAGGCGTTGCTCTCGGCCCTGTCACCACTGGCCGCTTCGCTCATGGCATCGATGGGTATGTACTGATAGCCGCCGAGGGGAGCCTCGATCTTGGAGCCATTGGCGAGCAGCTCCGTCCGGCCGGTCGGCGGGTAGAGGCCCTGGAGGAATGTGAGGGCCGAGTTGTGGAGGACGGCATCCTTGGGGGAGACGACTTGAAGCTGGGAGagaacggcgtcgtcggaaCTGAGGCCGGAAACGCGAAAGCCGGCTTCGGAGGCGACGTAGCGAGCGCGGTAGAATGTGCCCGAGTTGTGCACCtggtcggcgccgagggctgTGAGGTTGACGGGACTCCAGGCCTTGGCGGTGCGGTCGCCGTGGCGGTGAAAGAGGTagacgccgaggatgcgcTCGCTGTCGGCAGCTGAGACAAGATTGGCGGTGCCAGCGGCcgagaggccggcggcgaggagaagtGCGGAGGGCGAGCGCATGGTGATGGTATCACTCGCTCTTTGCCGGGCTGGCTGTATATCTCGTAATTTTTTTGGTGGCCGATGTGGGGGGTCGCGAACTATATTGACTTTTTtcccccgccgtcgtctccgtctaCATGTGCACGTACGAATACGTCGTCTTGAATGATCCGACTCGTCGTGTGCCGTCTGGTGGGATTCGTCTTGTTGGAGGAGGTGGTGCTCTCGACGGCTTGTGGAATCTCgcctcgtctcctcgccCGTGGCAGGGGAAGGGAAAATCAAAATAAAATAAAAGAACTCGGCGAGTGAGTAaatgatggcggcgaggaggagggaaaGAGAGAGGGAAGCAaaagaggaggaggtggtTTCCGACCTGCGGCAAGTGAGCCCATGGCGATCCGCTTCGGCAGGCAGGCTTCGTCGCATTGAGGTGGATAATTCTTATCAATAAGGTAGTATCGTCCGGAGCTACCCAGCCATACAAAACACATCTTTGTGTTCAACTCCCCCCCAATTTCATACTTGTTCCCCGCCAGTGTTTGGCGGTCAGCGCATCCACCGCTTGCCTTGTACGACATTCCACAATTCATCACGGAACGCACGAAGACAACATCGGCAAAACAGTCGTCCGGTCATTCCATATCTACAGCACGTGGACACCTACAATCGCTCCCTCTTGGGTAGCGGGAGCCTTGCGTACGAGCATCGACAGGTCGCGTCGTGTCTCGATGGCAACTTCAAAGTCAGCGATCTTCTCCCCCGCTTTTCAGCCCACCCCACTCCTTCTATCCTTCTTATGGTGGAGAAATCGGCGACACggcagtacttacacctacaagtactgtagggagGGATAGAGAAATGTGTCGGCTGCAGCCTGGTCGGACCAAAATGTTGCAACTCCACGTTTACAACTTTGATTTCTGTCCTtcatcggccgccgcgagcaaATAGTTGGGGTACTGCATCGATTTGTCGGCACCGATGCTCGCCGCTCCCTGTCTCCGCcaggcggcaccgtcgaccgGAATCGCCTGTCCGTTGACGTAGCTTCCGGCGTCGCTAAAGAGGAAGACGGTTGCGTCGGCGATGTCCCGCACGGTCCCGATGCGGCCCGAGGGGATGGTCGACGTGTACTCCTTGACTTGGTCCGGATCGGAGCTCAGCAGCCTCGCGGCGCCTTCGGTCTCCTCGATGGCGCCCGGGGCGATGACGTTGCTCTGAACACCACGAGGTCCGTACTCGAGCGCGACCGAGGCCATGAGAGAGTCAACGGCAGCCTTTGCGGCCGCCACGTGGGCCTGCATCGGCATGCCGGTGTAGTGGAAAGTGGCCGAGACGTAGATGATGCGCGGCGAGGGACTGCGGAGGAGGTGGGGGATGGTGGCCTTGATGGTGTTGAAGGTTCCGAGCACGTCAATGTCCATGACGGACTTGAAGGCATTGGGGCTCATGCCCTCGAGCGAGACGACAAAGTTGCCAGCCGCACCGGCGCTAGACCAGAGGGGTTTCGCGTCAGCGTTGGCAGGCAGTAGGGCGTACGTGTCCGTCCGTGACGCGGTGCTCGGAAAGAAAGCAAACGGACGTCGTGCCCAGGGATGCTAGGGAACTCACATGACGAAGTCAATGCCTCCCAATTCGCGCGCACAGCgatcggccgccgcctgcagGCTTTCGGGCTGCGTGAGAGAAGGACGGTTAGCTACAAGCTGGCGCCGCCAACCTCAAGGGCGTTCCGTCCGGTGACGGATTTTGACGTGGGTtccatccatgtacatgccACACGTACCTTGCGGACATCACAGCCTCCAATGCCAATCACCTTGGCACCGGCCCTCACGGTGGCAATttccttggccgcctgctCGGTCTTGCCCTCGCTTCGGCCGATGATGCAGGCGTTGGCTCCCAGGCGTACCAAGGCCCTGGTCTGCATGCTGCAAATTGTGCCGGCACCGCCCGTCACGAACACCACGCGGTCCTCTGTGCCATCGTCAGCCAGCGGTTACGCTGATCGTCCGCCACGCCGGATGGAAGACTGACTGAAGATGCCATCTCGCCAGACGGAGCTCAGATATTTAGACTCCGGGACGGACATGGTTGACTTTGTCGTAGATTTTTCTCCGCAAGAAAACCCGAGGCCAGGCAACGCGAGGAATGCTAAGGTACGGCAACGGGAGAGACGAGCCAACACAGCGGTTGTACGTCGTGGAGCGGTAGGGCAGGTCGTAATCGGGTTCGGATGGTAGGCTGCGGGCGTCGTACGTCCGGTTCGTTGACAGCTAGGTAGCACTTGCACACGTTATTACATGCCCTCGTTGCATTGATGGCGGTTGGGGTGGTGGTGTTTGGTGGAGTTTGGTGACGCCCTGCCTCGAGATTCTCAGGACTCGGGAGGTCGACAGAGTAAGTGACTTGACGATGTGCCTCGGCCCGTCAAATCAAAGGTGGGGCGTCAGCTAGCAAGGCATGGAGCTCGGTTCCCGGCTTTATCGTTCTTTAGTATGAATACAGGTAAGTAatacatacttaagtacatgtacagtattaatcggagtactgtacggagtacggagcgcgTGCATCGGACTGGCATGGGTCGGGAGCGGAGAAACCCCATCCGACGATAGACCGAAccgtaagtactcggtactcctGTTGGACTGTGAGGATTGTGATGTATACTTCATTAACATGCAATACAGTGATGCTCTCTTTTTTCTTTGGCTTCGTTGTTGTACTGGCATGTCATGGCACCGGTACGATCTATACGAACCTTGTGCCTCCTCCGTTTCCGTTCCGTGAACCTCGACCAAAGGCAGAAATGAGCGGACTTGGACGACCCCGGGACGATTGCACACGGTTACTCGGTGCCTGCCCATGCCCTTGGTACTGACAGAAACACATGCCACCACTGTGCCACCGAACACCGACGTCTCACGTCGCATCATCGCCAGAGCATGATAGCAGCATGATTGTGACTTTCTACCCCATCTGTGCCGTCAGCTCGTGCCCCATGTTCGAACTTGGGCCATGTGAAGGAAGAACCTCGAAAACTACATCACAGCAAGAGATGCAAGAGCGGGTAGGAAGCATGGAGCCGATAAAGCGAGCATTTTCGTCATCGTTCTCTTGTCGTCGCGATACTCTAGATGGCCGTGGCGAGACGCACACTCAAAAACAGCAATTCCTGAGTCCTCTCACCGCGCAGATTGGGTTGCCCGCTTCAATGCCTCTTTTCCATCCATGCACATAGGTAGAGCACCGTAGTAGATGCGCAACGGACCAACAAGGTTATCGCATGCCATTCCTTCACATCAGGGGCAACTGCGTACAGCACGGGTTGAAGTACTCGACCAGTCGAGACGTGACCGTAACTTTGGTTCACCGACTTGCCGTTACCATCGCATGCACATTTTTGGCACCAAGTTCGGCCACATCGTGGGGCCCAGGGAAAGGTGACAAGCATCCTGCGCCTTTCCGTTGCCCATTCATGTCTGTCATTCTGCGCCATGGATAAAAAtaaaagaagaagaagaagaaacgAAGAAGCTGCAAGTGCATGCGCCTGGGCTATGAGCACTAGACAAGGCATTAGTGTATGGTCTGGCGTGTTTCCACTTGTTCCTGGCATGGACGCAGCTGGTTATTCATGTCGAAATGGTGTATACAAGAGAATGCCGGGCATGATTATCGTGAGCCAAAGTGCAaggggcgtcgtcgggggggggggggggggggggggggggtgctGCGGAGGCAGGTCAACCTCTCCGTGTCAACAGCAAGAGGCGGTGTCGTAGAAGAAAAGGTCCGTCGGCTCCGTCCAGCGAGCCGGCCGTGAGCCGTCGTCAGCCTACGCACAGCGGACAGCTCTCGGGAAGAAC encodes:
- a CDS encoding putative histidine acid phosphatase, whose protein sequence is MRSPSALLLAAGLSAAGTANLVSAADSERILGVYLFHRHGDRTAKAWSPVNLTALGADQVHNSGTFYRARYVASEAGFRVSGLSSDDAVLSQLQVVSPKDAVLHNSALTFLQGLYPPTGRTELLANGSKIEAPLGGYQYIPIDAMSEAASGDRAESNAWLQGGSGCGNAVVSSNSYFASAEYKATYDDSAALYQSLLPVINSTYGTDAANFKNGYSIYDLINVATIHNSSISSHSLLTKETLARLYQLASVHEWNLAYNATEPVRSIAGAVLAGQILDALDAVVDGKPSAPKLNVQFGAYGTFMAFFGLAQLPQANADFYGVCNYASSMAFELVTTVQDAKPKPADISVRFLFANGTAADNGLKPFPLFGLAKETLSWNDFKSAMAKFAIADTEHWCNLCGNTSGKCANRATVAAGDVFQNPMASGKGVSKVVAGVIGALVTLVVILSLQAAIILLGGLRLVKKSSLSGVRRSADVGELGHK